One segment of Clostridium botulinum DNA contains the following:
- a CDS encoding phage portal protein: MNIFDKTLSIISPEKALKRTLAKKHLQIINSGYSNYGASRSKKSLIGWISRGGSPKEDIIDNLDTLRQRSRDLYMGAPIATSSIKTLRTNVIGAGLKLKSQIDGDFLGLTEEECIRLEEQIEREFSLWADTKNCDVERLNNFYELQQLAFLSWMMNGDTFTLMPTINRINEIYDLRILLVEADRVCNPNNSSNTESMQEGVEVNENGEIVAYHICSIHPLSTSYTKAPKWTRVEAYGKNTGRPNILHLMESERIGQKRGVPILAPVIEALKQLGRYTDAELMAAVISGMYTVFIESKSNDSENPYGESIPIEDQVDSEDDNSYELGNGAIISLGEGESIKEANPGRPNTAFDGFVNSICRQVGAALEIPTELLLKQFTASYSASRAALLEAWKMFRMKREWMSNDFCQPIFEEFMCEAVAKGRINAPGFFNNPLIKKAYCNAIWTGPSAGQIDPLKEVNAATKRIEEGFSTRSKETMELTGGDFYKNAKQRIREEKTMKEVRNINAIKESTNIKDGAKE; this comes from the coding sequence ATGAATATTTTTGATAAAACTTTATCTATAATTTCTCCTGAAAAAGCATTAAAAAGAACTTTAGCCAAAAAACATCTTCAAATAATTAATAGTGGATATTCAAATTATGGTGCAAGTAGAAGTAAAAAAAGTCTTATTGGTTGGATAAGTAGAGGTGGTTCACCTAAAGAAGATATAATTGATAACTTAGATACGCTTAGACAACGCTCAAGGGATTTATATATGGGTGCTCCTATTGCCACAAGTTCTATAAAAACATTAAGAACTAATGTAATAGGTGCAGGATTAAAGCTTAAGTCACAAATTGATGGAGATTTTTTAGGACTTACAGAAGAAGAGTGCATAAGGCTTGAAGAGCAAATTGAAAGAGAATTTTCATTATGGGCAGATACTAAAAATTGTGATGTAGAAAGATTAAATAATTTTTATGAATTGCAGCAATTAGCATTTCTTAGTTGGATGATGAATGGTGATACATTTACATTAATGCCAACGATCAATAGAATTAATGAAATATATGATCTTAGAATATTATTAGTTGAAGCTGATAGAGTTTGTAATCCAAACAATAGTTCAAATACAGAAAGCATGCAAGAAGGTGTTGAGGTAAATGAAAATGGTGAAATAGTAGCTTATCATATATGCTCAATACACCCATTATCAACATCATACACAAAAGCACCTAAATGGACACGCGTTGAAGCATATGGAAAGAACACAGGTAGACCTAATATATTGCACCTTATGGAAAGTGAACGAATAGGACAAAAAAGAGGAGTTCCTATTTTAGCACCAGTAATTGAAGCATTGAAACAACTTGGAAGATATACAGATGCTGAATTAATGGCAGCAGTAATAAGTGGAATGTATACTGTCTTTATTGAAAGCAAATCAAATGATTCAGAAAATCCATATGGAGAATCTATTCCAATAGAAGATCAAGTTGATTCGGAAGATGATAATTCATATGAACTAGGAAATGGAGCAATAATTTCACTTGGAGAAGGTGAAAGTATTAAAGAAGCTAATCCTGGTAGACCTAATACTGCATTTGATGGATTTGTTAATTCTATATGTAGACAAGTAGGAGCAGCACTTGAAATACCTACAGAGTTATTACTTAAGCAATTTACAGCATCATATTCAGCATCAAGAGCAGCACTTCTTGAAGCGTGGAAAATGTTCAGAATGAAAAGAGAGTGGATGAGTAATGATTTTTGTCAACCTATATTTGAAGAATTTATGTGTGAAGCAGTTGCTAAAGGTAGAATAAATGCACCAGGTTTCTTTAATAATCCGTTAATAAAAAAAGCTTACTGTAATGCTATTTGGACAGGACCAAGTGCAGGTCAAATTGATCCACTTAAAGAAGTTAATGCAGCAACAAAGAGAATTGAAGAAGGTTTTTCTACTAGAAGTAAGGAAACAATGGAGCTTACAGGAGGTGATTTCTATAAAAATGCTAAACAAAGAATAAGAGAAGAAAAAACAATGAAAGAGGTGAGGAACATAAATGCAATCAAAGAAAGTACAAATATCAAAGACGGAGCCAAAGAGTAA
- a CDS encoding major capsid protein has protein sequence MSINLYDPRTMRKAVERSTKPKTFLRDTFFGRVETFDTKKVDVDFMKGNRKLAPFVHEKIGGKTVENTGYRTNTYTPVLIAPDTITTTDDILSRVAGESLYNGYTPEERAVQKMVKDFAKLEDMITRREEWMCSKAIFTGKIPIIGDSLNYEIDFEFENKEIKSGDDLWSNAKSNPINQLEEMVETVQKKGMTTPDVCIMATDAARAFINNANVQKVLDVKNIQLARIEPKQLPNGATYIGTIPHLGLDIYKYNEWFLDDFTNPEKPTTEPMVPEGYVGLLSTEADFFMAYGAVTIIDGKTERFVTVEGTRTPDTWIKKKPARRFFQLNSRPLPCPVEVDSWYVAKVL, from the coding sequence ATGTCAATTAATTTATATGATCCTAGAACGATGAGAAAAGCAGTAGAAAGATCTACAAAACCAAAAACATTTTTAAGAGATACTTTTTTTGGAAGAGTTGAAACTTTTGACACAAAGAAAGTTGATGTTGATTTCATGAAAGGTAATAGAAAATTAGCACCTTTTGTTCATGAAAAAATTGGTGGAAAAACAGTAGAGAATACTGGCTATAGAACAAATACTTATACACCAGTATTAATTGCTCCTGATACAATAACAACAACTGATGATATTTTAAGTAGAGTTGCAGGAGAATCTCTTTATAATGGATATACTCCTGAAGAAAGAGCAGTTCAAAAAATGGTAAAAGATTTTGCTAAATTAGAAGATATGATTACCAGAAGAGAAGAATGGATGTGTTCAAAGGCTATCTTTACTGGAAAGATACCTATTATTGGAGATTCATTAAACTACGAAATAGATTTTGAATTTGAAAATAAAGAAATTAAGTCAGGTGATGATTTATGGAGTAATGCAAAATCAAATCCAATTAATCAACTTGAAGAAATGGTTGAAACAGTTCAAAAGAAGGGTATGACAACACCTGATGTATGTATAATGGCAACAGATGCAGCAAGAGCATTTATTAATAATGCAAATGTTCAGAAAGTGCTTGATGTAAAAAACATTCAACTTGCTAGAATAGAACCAAAACAGCTACCAAATGGAGCAACTTATATTGGAACAATCCCACACTTAGGATTAGATATATATAAATATAATGAATGGTTCTTAGATGATTTTACAAACCCTGAAAAACCAACTACAGAACCAATGGTTCCAGAAGGCTATGTTGGCTTATTATCAACAGAAGCTGATTTTTTTATGGCATATGGTGCAGTTACTATTATTGATGGGAAAACAGAAAGATTTGTTACAGTTGAAGGTACAAGAACTCCTGATACTTGGATTAAAAAGAAACCAGCAAGAAGATTTTTTCAATTAAATTCAAGACCATTACCTTGTCCAGTAGAAGTTGACAGTTGGTATGTAGCAAAGGTGTTATAG
- a CDS encoding DUF6148 family protein, whose translation MAFSLETAQEHLQAWLKAELAVVNGQSYTIGTKTLNRANLSQIKEQIKYWKNEVELARKIQARKGRNRVYRIVPRDL comes from the coding sequence ATGGCATTTAGTTTAGAAACAGCACAAGAACATTTACAGGCATGGTTAAAAGCAGAATTAGCAGTAGTTAATGGTCAAAGTTATACAATAGGAACTAAAACTTTAAATAGAGCTAATTTATCACAAATTAAAGAACAAATTAAGTATTGGAAAAATGAAGTTGAACTAGCTAGAAAAATTCAAGCAAGAAAAGGAAGAAATAGAGTATATAGAATAGTTCCAAGAGATTTATAG
- a CDS encoding LysM peptidoglycan-binding domain-containing protein translates to MAREYSIYTTKAGDTFDSIALDFYEEENYSVFIMQLNPDLIGTLIFEYGIQLKIPDIDVKDTSTLPPWKR, encoded by the coding sequence TTGGCTAGAGAATATTCAATATATACAACAAAAGCAGGTGATACTTTTGATAGTATTGCTCTCGACTTTTATGAAGAAGAAAACTATTCTGTATTCATTATGCAACTAAATCCAGATTTAATAGGTACTTTAATTTTTGAATATGGAATACAGCTTAAAATACCAGATATAGATGTTAAAGATACTTCAACACTTCCACCATGGAAAAGGTAG
- a CDS encoding tyrosine-type recombinase/integrase, with amino-acid sequence MSNEMEAIKDVNAIMDIADFFRTTGKHAERNYIMFLIGIYTGLRIGDILSLRVRDVKEAKYIELKAEKTDKKTKIIINDYLKAELEEYIKDKKEFEYLIKSQKGRNKPIGKTQAWREMKKAANEFGLDNIGCHTLRKTFGYFFYQQYGDIVTLKNIFGHSDISVTFKYIGLNQDKTDKCVGGLKLLPTHKKKKR; translated from the coding sequence ATGAGTAATGAAATGGAAGCTATAAAAGATGTAAATGCTATTATGGACATAGCTGACTTTTTTAGAACTACAGGTAAGCATGCTGAAAGAAATTATATAATGTTTCTTATTGGAATATATACTGGTCTTAGAATTGGAGATATTTTATCATTAAGAGTTCGAGATGTTAAAGAAGCAAAGTATATAGAATTAAAAGCTGAAAAAACAGATAAAAAAACAAAAATAATTATAAATGATTATTTAAAAGCAGAGCTTGAAGAATATATAAAAGATAAAAAAGAATTTGAATATCTAATTAAATCTCAAAAAGGTAGGAATAAACCAATAGGTAAAACTCAGGCTTGGCGAGAGATGAAAAAAGCTGCAAATGAGTTTGGATTAGATAATATAGGATGTCATACATTAAGAAAAACATTCGGTTATTTTTTTTATCAGCAATATGGAGATATAGTAACTTTGAAGAATATATTTGGTCACTCTGATATCTCTGTTACATTTAAATACATTGGATTAAATCAGGATAAAACAGATAAATGTGTTGGTGGATTGAAATTACTGCCAACACATAAAAAGAAAAAAAGATAA
- a CDS encoding head maturation protease, ClpP-related — protein MQSKKVQISKTEPKSKVDSLSIPKLNLKNVKIINSIGNKNNEVRFWNFVETPDEEVELMLYGEFVSQKSWWNDDGQITASDFKEQLDLYKDRDNITVRINSNGGDVFTASAIYTLLKDCKASITVKIDGMAMSAATVVAMAGDKVLIPSTSIFMIHDPLAGLCGYYNVSDLEKVINRLSVVKNTIINAYINKTDKTKEEIEDLMTNELWLTGEDAVNEGFCDEVMFSETDNEPVLDGNNLIINSVSIDLANYNVSDEFRTKIKNKIGIEKNQSGFSNTANIQNDSFLNINKNQRGEDEVIKNAQELKNKYPDVYNEVVNTAKEEERDRIKNIDELGVQGYEDLINKAKYEEMKDAGSCAIAIMKAQKGEGENFLNNREQDITTSNVNEVPGANADGLKEGKYDDKETDDIFNKALGGTK, from the coding sequence ATGCAATCAAAGAAAGTACAAATATCAAAGACGGAGCCAAAGAGTAAGGTTGATTCACTATCAATCCCTAAATTAAATCTCAAGAATGTTAAGATAATTAACAGTATAGGAAATAAAAATAATGAAGTGAGATTTTGGAACTTTGTTGAAACTCCTGATGAAGAAGTTGAATTAATGCTTTATGGAGAATTTGTTTCACAAAAATCATGGTGGAATGATGATGGACAAATAACAGCATCTGATTTTAAAGAACAGTTAGACTTATATAAAGATAGAGATAATATTACTGTAAGAATCAATTCTAATGGTGGAGATGTTTTTACAGCTAGTGCAATTTATACATTGCTAAAAGATTGCAAAGCTAGTATTACAGTAAAAATAGATGGGATGGCAATGAGTGCGGCTACTGTAGTTGCGATGGCAGGAGATAAAGTTCTTATTCCATCAACAAGCATATTCATGATACATGATCCATTGGCAGGGTTATGTGGATATTACAATGTCTCTGATTTAGAAAAAGTAATTAATAGATTATCAGTAGTAAAAAATACAATTATTAATGCTTATATTAATAAAACAGACAAAACAAAAGAAGAAATAGAAGACTTAATGACAAATGAGTTATGGCTTACGGGAGAAGATGCTGTTAATGAGGGATTCTGTGATGAAGTTATGTTCTCAGAAACAGATAATGAACCAGTACTTGATGGAAATAACTTAATAATTAATTCAGTTAGCATAGATTTAGCTAATTATAATGTTTCAGATGAATTTAGAACAAAAATAAAAAATAAAATAGGTATAGAAAAGAATCAATCAGGATTTAGCAATACAGCTAATATTCAGAATGATTCTTTTTTAAATATAAATAAAAATCAAAGGGGAGAAGACGAAGTGATAAAAAATGCACAAGAATTAAAAAACAAGTATCCTGATGTTTACAATGAAGTTGTCAATACAGCTAAAGAAGAGGAAAGAGATAGAATTAAGAATATCGATGAATTAGGTGTTCAAGGATATGAGGATTTAATCAATAAAGCTAAATATGAAGAAATGAAAGATGCAGGATCATGTGCTATAGCAATAATGAAAGCTCAAAAAGGTGAGGGAGAAAACTTCCTAAACAATAGAGAACAAGATATAACAACATCGAATGTTAATGAAGTACCAGGAGCAAATGCTGATGGTCTAAAAGAAGGAAAATATGATGATAAGGAAACTGATGATATATTTAATAAAGCATTAGGAGGAACTAAATAA
- a CDS encoding terminase gpA endonuclease subunit: protein MAKYPERIKKRGFHLNALASPWERWNNIIEEFKLAKKNGPETLKTWVNTTLGEVWQDDEGEGADNDDLTARREHYITEVPRKVILLTAGVDVQDDRLEIEVVGWGVGKESWGIQYQVFWGDPGQKVVWNMLDEYLLKTFWFDENEGLVISSACVDSGGHYTTEVYRFCKAREHRRVYAIKGVGGYGKPFISKVSRNNRERTALFSLGVDTGKESILTRLNIQEEGPCYCHFPIESDRGYDENYFKALTSEKKVLRYKKGVPTYEWVKKKSGIRNEALDLRNYANAAFEILNPDLDAMACKNINGNVFQQAKKVSKKKRKIVSKGL from the coding sequence ATTGCTAAATATCCTGAAAGAATTAAAAAAAGAGGTTTTCATCTTAATGCTTTAGCTTCACCATGGGAAAGATGGAACAACATAATTGAAGAGTTTAAATTAGCAAAGAAAAATGGTCCAGAAACTCTAAAAACTTGGGTTAATACTACGTTAGGTGAGGTTTGGCAAGATGATGAAGGCGAAGGAGCTGACAATGATGATTTAACTGCTAGAAGAGAACACTATATTACAGAAGTTCCTAGAAAGGTTATTTTACTAACAGCTGGAGTGGATGTTCAAGATGATAGACTTGAAATTGAAGTTGTTGGATGGGGTGTTGGTAAAGAATCTTGGGGAATACAATATCAAGTTTTTTGGGGAGATCCAGGTCAAAAAGTGGTATGGAATATGTTAGATGAATATCTACTTAAAACATTTTGGTTTGATGAAAATGAAGGACTTGTAATATCAAGTGCATGTGTAGATAGTGGGGGACATTATACAACAGAAGTTTATAGGTTTTGTAAAGCTAGAGAGCATAGAAGAGTATATGCTATTAAAGGGGTAGGTGGATATGGAAAACCATTTATAAGTAAAGTAAGTAGAAATAATAGAGAAAGAACAGCTTTATTTTCTTTGGGAGTTGATACTGGAAAAGAATCTATATTAACTAGGTTAAATATACAAGAAGAAGGTCCATGCTATTGTCATTTTCCAATAGAATCAGATAGAGGTTATGATGAAAATTATTTTAAGGCGTTAACATCAGAAAAAAAAGTTCTTAGATATAAAAAAGGAGTTCCTACTTATGAATGGGTGAAAAAGAAAAGTGGAATAAGAAATGAAGCATTAGATTTAAGAAATTATGCCAATGCAGCTTTTGAAATTTTAAATCCCGATTTAGATGCAATGGCATGTAAAAATATAAATGGTAATGTATTTCAACAAGCTAAAAAAGTATCTAAGAAAAAAAGGAAAATAGTTTCAAAAGGATTATAG
- a CDS encoding phage late control D family protein, producing the protein MFNIKVIYEGTEINIEVSDCKIIDNMGGKADSLAISFADIKNECRKWDFAKNNTIEIIDKPFRTGVMYIDCFGCSSGSYNIDAISIKKTFKSKKTRTWEKVNFLDLAEDLMQELGLKLETYGIDDFQYSRVDQIQKNNLEFLNYRCMLEGYNLKISNGKALIVSENFLQYQNEVLTLNPSCFIGKYNFKCKSNDVYGGCETISFSGTLIKGSYISNKANGELIKITDIPITSIGEANRFSKNILMSLNKYETIGIFTINKNTLIAAGNLIKIENLDSFNGKYIIENIIHDLISGKSKLTVRKIMEGY; encoded by the coding sequence GTGTTTAATATTAAAGTGATTTATGAAGGTACTGAAATTAATATTGAGGTATCTGATTGTAAAATAATTGATAATATGGGTGGCAAGGCTGATAGTCTTGCTATTTCATTTGCAGATATAAAAAATGAGTGTAGAAAATGGGATTTTGCTAAAAATAATACTATAGAGATTATAGATAAACCATTCAGAACAGGCGTTATGTATATTGATTGCTTTGGATGCAGTAGTGGTTCATATAATATTGATGCTATATCAATAAAAAAAACTTTTAAAAGTAAAAAAACAAGAACATGGGAAAAAGTAAATTTTTTAGATTTAGCTGAAGATCTTATGCAAGAATTAGGATTGAAATTAGAAACTTATGGAATTGATGATTTTCAATATTCAAGAGTAGACCAGATACAAAAAAATAATCTAGAATTTTTAAATTATAGATGTATGCTTGAAGGGTATAACTTAAAAATTAGCAATGGAAAAGCCTTGATTGTTTCAGAAAATTTTTTACAATATCAAAACGAAGTTCTAACATTAAATCCGTCTTGTTTTATAGGAAAATATAATTTTAAATGTAAATCAAATGATGTATATGGTGGATGTGAAACAATTTCATTTTCTGGAACACTTATAAAGGGAAGTTATATATCAAATAAAGCAAATGGTGAATTAATTAAAATTACTGATATACCTATTACTTCTATAGGCGAAGCTAACAGATTTTCAAAAAATATCTTGATGTCTTTAAATAAATATGAAACTATAGGTATATTTACTATAAATAAAAACACTTTAATTGCTGCGGGTAATTTAATTAAAATTGAAAATTTAGATAGTTTTAATGGTAAATATATTATTGAAAATATTATTCATGATTTAATATCTGGTAAATCAAAATTAACAGTTAGAAAAATAATGGAGGGATATTAA
- a CDS encoding phage tail protein, whose product MAINIKIDDKELKKTVLKLSKFPNEIPKATSAALNRTISFVTKRVKKEVTSEYSIKSGEVAKSFNIKKASNGSLSAMITSKGQVLTLSHFPANLKAGWTKGAKVKVKVKRSGYKQINSTPSAFVASLGGNLHIVKRKTSKSYPIEVLRTLSIPQMVSNTKISETVMKEAKEQLKNRIEHEVEFRLGKLSK is encoded by the coding sequence ATGGCTATAAATATTAAAATTGATGATAAAGAATTAAAAAAGACAGTGCTGAAGCTTAGTAAATTTCCTAATGAAATTCCTAAAGCTACATCAGCTGCACTTAATAGAACAATAAGTTTTGTTACTAAACGAGTTAAAAAAGAGGTTACTTCTGAATATTCAATTAAATCTGGAGAAGTAGCAAAAAGTTTTAATATAAAAAAGGCTAGCAATGGTAGTCTATCGGCTATGATTACATCCAAAGGTCAAGTATTAACTTTAAGTCACTTTCCTGCAAACTTAAAAGCTGGATGGACAAAAGGTGCTAAAGTAAAGGTAAAAGTAAAAAGGTCAGGATATAAGCAAATAAATAGTACTCCTTCAGCTTTTGTTGCTTCGCTTGGTGGAAATTTGCATATAGTAAAAAGAAAAACCTCAAAATCTTATCCTATTGAGGTTTTAAGAACATTATCAATACCACAAATGGTAAGCAATACTAAAATAAGTGAAACTGTTATGAAAGAAGCTAAAGAACAGTTGAAAAATAGAATTGAACATGAAGTTGAATTTAGATTAGGTAAATTATCAAAATAG
- a CDS encoding M20 metallopeptidase family protein: protein MNKIMNQAKLIRDDLITYRRTIHSNPEVGSKLPKTKAYVIEKLKEFGYDPKEICESGIVATIEGNKTGKTFLLRADMDGLPMTEATKCDFNSTNGCMHSCGHDMHTAMLLGAAKLLKENQDEIEGTIKLVFQPDEEGFTGAKKMLAAGVLENPKVDAAMAMHVHSGTPSNVVLCGLGTSIAGCSRFRIVVKGTGCHGAMPELGVDPINIAAHIYISLQEIIVREISATESAVVTIGKIVGGEAPNIIPGEVIMEGTIRSLNKEVGEFIFNRMNDIVVSTANMFRGEAELIELSLVPPLVNNTDLVKEVTSYVKDLIGEKAVTLFEGGGMGSEDFASYSYEVPSIYLMLGAGTKQENSLYGEPMHNENVVFNEDILVTGAAMHTYCAIMWLKSNKDKK, encoded by the coding sequence ATGAATAAAATTATGAATCAAGCTAAATTAATAAGAGATGATTTAATAACTTATAGGAGAACTATTCATAGTAATCCTGAAGTTGGTTCTAAATTACCCAAAACAAAAGCTTATGTAATAGAAAAGTTAAAAGAGTTTGGGTATGATCCAAAGGAGATATGTGAAAGTGGTATAGTTGCTACAATTGAAGGAAATAAAACAGGAAAAACATTTTTGCTGAGAGCTGACATGGATGGATTACCAATGACAGAAGCTACTAAATGTGATTTTAACTCAACTAATGGTTGTATGCATTCATGTGGACATGATATGCATACAGCAATGCTTTTAGGAGCAGCAAAACTACTTAAGGAAAATCAGGATGAAATAGAAGGAACTATTAAATTAGTATTTCAACCAGATGAAGAAGGGTTTACTGGAGCTAAAAAAATGTTAGCAGCAGGTGTACTTGAAAATCCTAAAGTTGATGCAGCTATGGCAATGCATGTGCATTCTGGAACACCTTCAAATGTTGTATTATGTGGTTTAGGAACTAGTATAGCAGGTTGTAGTAGATTTAGAATAGTTGTAAAAGGAACTGGATGCCATGGAGCTATGCCAGAACTTGGAGTGGATCCAATAAACATAGCAGCACATATATATATATCTTTACAGGAAATAATTGTTAGAGAAATATCAGCTACTGAATCTGCTGTTGTAACAATAGGCAAGATTGTGGGAGGAGAAGCACCAAACATAATACCTGGTGAGGTTATTATGGAAGGAACTATAAGAAGCTTAAATAAAGAAGTTGGAGAATTCATATTTAATAGGATGAATGATATAGTAGTGTCTACTGCTAATATGTTTAGAGGAGAAGCAGAGTTAATAGAATTATCATTGGTACCACCACTAGTTAATAATACTGATTTGGTTAAAGAAGTTACTTCTTACGTAAAAGATTTAATAGGTGAAAAAGCAGTTACTTTGTTTGAAGGAGGAGGAATGGGATCAGAGGATTTTGCCTCTTACTCATATGAAGTTCCAAGTATTTATCTTATGCTGGGTGCTGGAACAAAGCAAGAAAATTCTTTATATGGTGAACCAATGCATAATGAAAATGTAGTGTTTAATGAAGATATATTAGTTACAGGTGCAGCTATGCATACATATTGTGCTATTATGTGGTTAAAAAGTAATAAAGATAAAAAATAA
- a CDS encoding phage major tail tube protein produces MSEGISNKVIDYSVYVRNDGKATKIGDTTSITLPSVEMLTDSIKGSGIVGEIDVPTFGQIGSMETEISIRVTNDKYGILISAYELEYRWVTDVINPANGKVTTIAHKAFLKVIPKKFDEGKLEPGSAQDGSVSWEVIAYKRIVNGSEILNIDKLNGIYAINGVNKLKDVTANL; encoded by the coding sequence ATGTCAGAAGGAATATCAAATAAGGTTATAGATTACAGTGTTTATGTAAGAAATGATGGAAAAGCAACAAAAATTGGAGATACAACTTCAATAACATTACCAAGTGTCGAAATGTTAACAGATTCTATAAAAGGATCTGGAATAGTTGGTGAAATAGATGTTCCAACATTTGGGCAAATTGGTTCAATGGAAACTGAGATTAGTATTAGAGTTACAAATGATAAGTATGGAATTTTAATTTCAGCCTATGAATTGGAATATAGGTGGGTTACGGATGTTATTAACCCTGCAAACGGTAAAGTAACAACTATTGCTCATAAAGCATTTCTTAAAGTTATACCAAAGAAATTTGATGAAGGAAAACTCGAACCAGGCTCTGCTCAAGATGGAAGTGTATCATGGGAAGTTATAGCATATAAGAGAATTGTTAATGGTAGCGAAATACTTAATATTGATAAATTAAACGGAATTTATGCAATTAATGGTGTAAATAAGTTAAAAGATGTAACAGCAAATTTATAA
- a CDS encoding spore coat protein → MQEKEMISDYLAGLNASLAGYGGIISQCENQQLRETIQQMRNQDEYRQYDLFTKAKEKGYYIPAQPATPEEIAVVKQEMSQG, encoded by the coding sequence ATGCAAGAAAAAGAAATGATAAGTGATTACCTTGCTGGATTAAATGCAAGTTTAGCAGGATATGGTGGTATAATTTCTCAATGTGAAAATCAACAATTACGTGAAACAATTCAGCAAATGAGAAATCAAGATGAATATCGTCAATATGATCTTTTTACTAAAGCTAAAGAAAAGGGATATTATATACCAGCACAACCAGCAACTCCAGAAGAAATTGCAGTTGTTAAACAAGAAATGTCCCAAGGATAG